The region GTTTATGAGCACCCTGCCGCCCGAGAGCCGGTCGAGGGTGGCGGTCATCCGCGCCGCCAGGCTCGGCGGCTGGAGCGCCGGCCGGACGGCCACCAGATAGCGGAGGCTGCGGGTGAGGGGCACCATGGCGGAGGCGACGACCCACGCGTCCTCGCAGCTCCGGCCCGTGGGCAGCAGGACGCCGTGGTAGCCGAGGTTGTCCGCGGCCTGGGCTATCTGGCCGAGGTAGCCGAGGTCCACGGCCCGGCCGCCCTCGTTGGTGCCGAGATACCGCCCGTCGCCGTGGGTGGGCAGAAACCAGAGCACCTTTATCTCGCCTTTGTCTCCGTTCGTCTGGCTCACGGCTCGAAAAACCTCCTCAAGAGAACGCCTCGCTCTCATCTGACGGGACGCGCCCCGGCGCGCAGCCGGGCCGTCTTCTCGGCCTCGGGGAAGATGTCCGTACCGCAGGTCTCCCGCAGGGCGAGCACGCAGATCACGCTCAGCAGCGCCGCCCCGGCCATGTAGCCCGCGAGCAGCCAGGGCCTCCCGCCGCCCTCCGAGAGCAGCCACGTGGCCACCAGCGGGGTCATGCCGCTGGCGAAGATCCCGGAGAACTGGTAGACGAACGAGAGGCCGCTGTAGCGCACCCGCGTCTCGAAGAGCTCGGACCAGAAGGAGGCGAGGGTGGCCTCCATCATGGGGTGGACGAGCCCGAACGCCACGACCAGCGCGAGCATGGCGGGCGCCACCCGCCCGGTGCCGAGCAGCAGAAAGGAGGGGAGGGCGAAGAGCCCGAAGAGACCGGCCCCCGCCCCGAAGACCGGGCGCCGCCCCACGCGGTCCGAGAGCGCGCCGCAGAGGGGCGTGAGCGCGCAGTTGAGCACCGCGGCCACCGAGACGCACAGCAGCGCCGCCGGGCGGCTCATGCCGAGCGCGCCCGCGAGGTAGGAGATGACGAAGGCGCCGTAGATGTTGAAGGAGACGCCCTCGGCGAACCGGGTGCCCACGCCGAGCAGAAGCTCCCGCGGGTGGGTCCGGAGGAGCTCCAGAAAGGGGACCCGCGCCTCCTGCCGCGCCTCGCTCAGCCTGAGGAAGGCCGGGCTCTCCAGCACCTGCAGCCGGATGTACGCCCCGACGGCGACCAGCACGGCGCTGAAGAGAAACGCCAGCCTCCAGCCCCAGCCGAGGAACTGCTCCTCCGTGAGGGACACCGAGAGCAGGGTGAAGGCCGAGGTGCCGAGCAAGAGCCCCGCCGGCACCCCCACCTGCGGCCAGCTCCCGTAGAAGCCGCGCCGCACGCGGGGCGCGTGCTCGACGGCCATCAAGACCGCCCCGCCCCACTCGCCCCCGAGCCCTATCCCCTGCACCACCCGCAGGGCGAGCAGCAGCGCCGGGGCCCAGAGCCCCACCTGCCCGTAGGTCGGCAGAAGCCCGATGAGGAAGGTGGCGACCCCCATGACGAGGAGCGTAAGCACCAGCATCCGCTTGCGCCCGATGCGGTCGCCGAAGTGCCCGAAGACGAGCCCCCCTACGGGGCGCGCCACGAAGCCCGCCGCGAAGGTGGCGTAGGCCGCGAGCGTCCCCGCGGTGGGGTTCCCCTCCGGGAAGAAGAGCCGGTTGAAGACCAGCCCGGCGGCCGTCCCGTACAGGAAGAAGTCATACCACTCGATGGTGGCCCCCACCGCGCTGGCCAGGGCCACCCGGCGGACGGAGGAGTCCCCCGCCGCCCCTTTCTTCTCTGCGCTGCCCATCACCCTCCCCCTCTCCGGAGATCCGGGAGCAGGCGCGCGGAGGGCCCCGCCGCTCCGCCCCCGAGCAAAACGGCGGCGAGCCGGGCGGCCTGCTCCCGGATCTCCGGTATGGCGATCGTCTCCCAGAGCCGCCCCTTGCGCAGCGGCCCGATTGCGTACAGCCTACCCGAGGCCTCGCCCCGGGCGTCGATGAGCTCCCCCTCCTCGCCGGTGTCCAGCCCGAGCCCGAGCGGGCCGGGGCGGGCCAGGCCCTCCGAGAGCAGGGACCTCACGAGCGGGTGGCGCACGCGCCGCAGGTCCGTCTCGGGGGCGGTGCAGTTGACGACGCAGCCGACGCGGAGGCTCCTGGCCCCGCCGCCGCGGAGCGAGATCTCCACCTCCACCCCCCTCCCGGCCTCGCGGCAACATCTCACCCGGCCCGCCATGACGACGAGCCGGCCCTCCTCGCGCATCGCGCGCACCCTCTCCCCCACCTCCGGGGCGACCCGGTGGCGGTGCACCTCCCAGTAGGGCTGGACGTGCCGCAGAAAGCGGCGGCGCTCGGCCTCGGGGAGCGAGGCCCAGAGCCCCTGGACCTCCGGCCGGAGGGCCTCGACCACCCCGTGCCAGTCCCGGCCGCGCCCGCCGGCCCGCGCCGCCTCCTCCCTCACCCTCCGGAAGAGGCAGGAGATCCGGGCGGCCTCCGGGTCGCCCGGCGAGACGAAGCGCGGGTAGGGAGGGGAGATTACGTCCGGCCGGTAGGGATTCGGCACCAGACCGCGCCGGGACACCGCATAGACCGGCCCTGCGTGGCCGCGCTCCTGCAGCGCGATAGCCACGTCTATCGCCGTCAGGCTGGTCCCCACGAGAAGGACCGGCGCCTCCTCGGGCACCCGGTCGAGCGCCCCGGGGGCCCAGGCGTCGGGCACGTGGCGCGGTCCGCGCATGAAGGAGGGGCTCCCGAGCGGGAGGCTGCGCGGCGGGAAGTTCCCCAGGGCGAGCGCCACGCGTCCGGCCGCAAGCCCCCGCCCGCCGGCGAGCCGGACGCGGAAGACGCCGTCCCCGCCGGCCTCTATCCCCACCGCCTCGCCGCGCACGTATTCCAGGGTCGCCCCGGAGGAAAGGGCGGCCTCCTCCAGCACCTCCTCCAGGTAGGCCCCGTAGAGCCGCCTCGGCGCGAAGGTCTCCGGGCGCGCCCCGGGCATCGGCCCCGAGCGCAGCCACCGGACGAAGTGGCCGGGGTCCTCGGGGAAGGCGCTCATGTTGAGCGCCGGCACGTTGAGCAGGTGGCCCGGGGAGCGCGTCGAGTAGGCGACCCCCCGCCCGGCCCCGGGGCGGCGCTCCACCAGAAAGAGGCGCAGGCCGTCCGCCGACGGGTGCCGCAGCAGCCGGGCGGCGAGGAGCGTCCCGCTCGCCCCCGCCCCGATCACGGCGACGGCCGTCACGAGCCCAGAACCTCCCCCACCGGGAGCAGCCGCACGCTCCGGAGCCCCAGATCCTCGAAGATGGCCGCCCCCACCGCGCAGGCGCCCTCCCCGTCTTTAGGGCAGCCGGCCCCGGAAGCGGGGGCCCCTCCCCCGCGCGCCACGTAGGCGATCA is a window of Rubrobacter xylanophilus DSM 9941 DNA encoding:
- a CDS encoding MFS transporter, with product MGSAEKKGAAGDSSVRRVALASAVGATIEWYDFFLYGTAAGLVFNRLFFPEGNPTAGTLAAYATFAAGFVARPVGGLVFGHFGDRIGRKRMLVLTLLVMGVATFLIGLLPTYGQVGLWAPALLLALRVVQGIGLGGEWGGAVLMAVEHAPRVRRGFYGSWPQVGVPAGLLLGTSAFTLLSVSLTEEQFLGWGWRLAFLFSAVLVAVGAYIRLQVLESPAFLRLSEARQEARVPFLELLRTHPRELLLGVGTRFAEGVSFNIYGAFVISYLAGALGMSRPAALLCVSVAAVLNCALTPLCGALSDRVGRRPVFGAGAGLFGLFALPSFLLLGTGRVAPAMLALVVAFGLVHPMMEATLASFWSELFETRVRYSGLSFVYQFSGIFASGMTPLVATWLLSEGGGRPWLLAGYMAGAALLSVICVLALRETCGTDIFPEAEKTARLRAGARPVR
- a CDS encoding FAD/NAD(P)-binding protein; this encodes MTAVAVIGAGASGTLLAARLLRHPSADGLRLFLVERRPGAGRGVAYSTRSPGHLLNVPALNMSAFPEDPGHFVRWLRSGPMPGARPETFAPRRLYGAYLEEVLEEAALSSGATLEYVRGEAVGIEAGGDGVFRVRLAGGRGLAAGRVALALGNFPPRSLPLGSPSFMRGPRHVPDAWAPGALDRVPEEAPVLLVGTSLTAIDVAIALQERGHAGPVYAVSRRGLVPNPYRPDVISPPYPRFVSPGDPEAARISCLFRRVREEAARAGGRGRDWHGVVEALRPEVQGLWASLPEAERRRFLRHVQPYWEVHRHRVAPEVGERVRAMREEGRLVVMAGRVRCCREAGRGVEVEISLRGGGARSLRVGCVVNCTAPETDLRRVRHPLVRSLLSEGLARPGPLGLGLDTGEEGELIDARGEASGRLYAIGPLRKGRLWETIAIPEIREQAARLAAVLLGGGAAGPSARLLPDLRRGGG